TGCCCAGGTCGGCCATTTCCCAGGCGGTTAAACGGCCGCCTTGCAACAGCGGGCGGGTTTCATCTACAAACACATGCAGCTCTATACCGCGCTGTTTGGCCACTGCCAACGCACCAATGGCCGTACCCACCCCTGCGGTGGCCAGTGCGCCAGTATTGCAGTGGGTGAGCACGCGGTCGCCCGAGTGTAATAAGTCAGCGCCCCGCTCGGCCATGCGTTGACATAGCGCGCGGTCTTCTGCAAACAGTTCAGCGGCACGTTTGGCCAGGGCGTTGACGCCTTGCTCAAAGCAGGCTTCCATGGCATCCAGGCAGTACATTAAGTTAACTGCCGTGGGACGCGTGGCGCGTAAGCGATCGCTCACCAACTGCCAATCACTTTGTGGGTGGCGAGCGGCGTATTGGGCCAGCACGAAAGCGGCGCTCAAACCAATCAGCGGCGCACCGCGAATCGCTAAGCTTTTTACCGCTACCTGCCACTCTTCTGGCGAGTCACAACGCACCCACTGCTCCGCCTGAGGCAGTTGGGTTTGATCCAAATACTCAAGGTGGTCGGCATAGATCCGCAAACTGCGTGATTGAAGATGAGGCATTGATGGGCTCCTTGAGCACTTGAACTTGACTAGCAGAACAACAGCACGGCTTATCAGGCGCGAAGCTTATCATATAGAATGGCTGCCACTAGAAGAGGCGACGCAGATCCTATGATGACGCTACAAACTGAACTGCTGGACGCCATTTCATGGGCGGCGCAGCAAGGCTGGACACCCGCCACTGGCGGTAACTTTTCCGCCCGTACCGAGGCGGGCTATCTTGTCACCGCTTCTGGCCGGGATAAAACCCGCATTCAGGCCGATGACCTGTTGCTCTGCAACCTGGATGGCAAGGTGCTATCCGGCGATGGGAAACCTAGCGCGGAAAGCGATCTGCATGCCGCCCTCTATCGTTTGGACAGCACCATTAACTGCGTGTTGCACACCCACACGATAGCCAGCACGGTGCTCTCGCGTCGCTTCCCAGAGGGTATTGAGCTAAGCGGCTTTGAAATGCAAAAAGCCTTAGCGGGTAACGTGACCCACGAGGCTAGCATCCGCTTGCCGGTGGTACCCAACTCCCAGGATATGCAAGAACTGGCCGAGCACGTACGCAGCGGCTGGCCGATGCCCTGGGGCTTTTTGGTCGCGGGGCATGGCATATATGCCGTGGGCGATAGCATTGCCAGCTGTCGCCGCCACCTGGAAGCGATTGAGTTTTTACTTGCCTGTATCCTTGAAGAGAGTCGCTGGTCTTAAATGAGCAGTCTTAAATGAGTAGCCTTAAATGAGTAATTCAACTGTTCGCGCCATTGTGACCGATATTGAAGGCACCACCACGGACATTAACTTTGTCCATAAGGTGCTGTTTCCCTACGCCCACTCCAAACTGCCAGACTTTCTTCGCGCGAATGCAGACATACCTGCGGTTGCCGAGCAGATCGACGCCGTGCGCAGTGAAATGGGTGCCCCTGATGCCACGCTGGAAGCAGTCATTGCGCAGTTACTACATTGGATCGAGACTGACCAAAAAATAACTTCGCTGAAAGCACTGCAAGGTATGGTATGGGCGGATGGCTACCAACGCGGCGACTTCAAAGGCCATCTCTATAGCGATGTAGCCCCTGCCCTGCGTCAGTGGAAGGACTTGGGCAAGGCGCTGTACGTCTATTCATCTGGTTCTGTTCAGGCGCAGAAGCTGCTGTTTGGCTATAGCGATGCGGGCGACCTAACCCCCCTATTTAGCGGCTACTTTGATACCCATATTGGCCATAAGCGTGAGGCTACTGCCTATCAGCGTATTGTCGCCGAGCTTGACCTGCCACCGGCAGCGGTGCTGTTCTTGTCGGACGTGATCGAAGAATTGGACGCCGCCAAACAGGCAGGCATGCAAACCCTGCAGTTGGTGCGCGAAGGCACCCAGCCTGGCAACACCCATGCTTGCGTTACTCGCTTTGATGAAATTGCGCTTTAGGAGAACCGACGATGTCGCAACTGAAAGTATTTGCTGATCAGAACCCTAACAATGCCCTGATCGACACCACCGACGGCGAGCAGATTACCACTGAGCTAAACAAAGTGGGCGTGCTGTTCGAGCGCTGGGCAGCGCCGGGCGAAATTGCCGACGACGCCACCCAGGAAGATATTTTGGCGCTTTATCAAGACGACATCGACCGCGTCAAAGCCATGGGCGGCTATCAAACTGTCGATGTGTTGCATATGGTGCCAACGCACCCAGACAAAGACGCCATGCGCCAAAAGTTCTTGAACGAACATCGCCACCATGAAGATGAAGTACGTTTCTTCGTCAAAGGACAAGGGCTATTTTGTCTGCACATTGATGACAAGGTGTATCAGGTACTGTGTACCCGCAATGACCTGATCAGCGTACCCGCCAACACACCCCACTGGTTCGATATGGGCCCAGCGCCAGAATTCACCGCGCTACGCTTCTTCGATAATGTGGAAGGCTGGGTACCCCACTGGACTGAAAGCGATATCGCCGGGAATTTTGATCGCCTGGATCAGTTGTAAGCTGCCGGTAACCATCATCTATAATGGATGCAGCTTTAGCTCGCGAACCGCTAAAGCTGCTATTGGATAATCAGCCCTTGCTACAACACTTCTTGCTGGTTATATGCCCTGGCTAAATCCGCCAGCGCGGTAAGGTCACTATAGGCTTCCGGCTCCATAATCAGCGTTTGACCCATCAGCACATTGCGCGCTTCAAGCTTGGCGCGCAGCGCGGTGTCTTCTATCTCTTCAAAGTCCGCGTTGTGGGCCAGTGATAAAACACGGCGGTGCATTTCGATGCCGCAGTAGGCCAGCGCATCCAGGCGGATCTCTTCAAGCAGCGCATCACAAGCGTCATCGGCGCTATTGCCCTGCTCTTCAAACAGCGACTTGGGAAAAAGAATGCCCGTCCGCTCGGTTTGCCAAAGGTGACGGAACTCGGCATTAAAGTGGTTAAAGCACGCCTCAATCACTTCAAGAATCCACGCCTGATACTCATCAAGCTCGCTCTCTTGACGGTGGGCGGGCTGGCTGAAATAGGCCATTAGGAAGTTGGCTACCGCCATGCCCAGGTCAAAGGCCATCGGCCCGTACTGGGAGAACTCGGGGTCAATGACCCGCACGTCAGTATCCGTGGCCATGATTGATCCGGAGTGCAGGTCACCATGAAGCATGGTTTCGCTGTTAGCGGTAAACTTCATCAACAGCCGCTGCACTTTGGCTTTTAACCGCGCATTACGGCGCAGTTCGTCCACCACCGGCGAAAGCTCCGGCGTGTGGTGATTCATTTCAGCGCCGTAATAGGGGTCGGTAAATACCAGCGATTCGGTGATGGCAGGAATTGCCACATTGCCGGAAAACAGCCCTAAATCCGCCTTTTTCTCAGGGCTGCTCAGCGAAAGCTCCGAGCCACGAAACGCCGTGCGGGCGCAGAATTGGCCAATGGTTTCGCCAAGCTGGTCAACGCGCTCACCGTCGATCAGCTTACGGCGCAAGATTCTGTGCGGGTGGAGATACTCCATCACTATCAGCGCCTGGGGCTTGTCGAAGTAATAGACTTCAGGGGCAATCCCCGGCGCACGCTTGGCCTGGCGCACCAAGGCGTAGTACTCAAAATGGGCGCGATAAATAGGTAGCGGCCAGCTCTCTCCGACCATACGTACATAGGGAAGCGCCTGCTTAACCACTACACTGCCCACATCACCGGAGACAATAAATACTAGGTTGAGGTTGCCATCACCCACCTCGCGAATGTCCCAGCTAGCGGGTTCTCCGCCCACTCGACTAGCCACCGCCTCAATACCACCCAATCGCTCGGATAGGGTGTCGACATTGAGCGCGCGGTAATGTTGATCAATCTCCAAAGGTCATTCCTCACAGAACGTTTAAATGTATTATTGGCCGCAGTGCCCGCAGCTACCGTGCTGATATACCTAAGCTACCAACAGCGTCATCAGAGGAGGGTGAATCAACCAAACTAGCCTCTCTGATACGGTTGCGGCCCTGCCGTTTAGCTTCATAAAGCGCTTCATCCGCTTTTAACAACAAGTCGGCGGGTGTAAGGCCTACTGCGGGGCGTAGCAACGCAATACCAATACTGATGGTAACAACGCTATGTGCCGAGCTACCGTGATTAGGAATCCCTAAGGCCTCCACGCTGCATCTTATTCGCTCTGCCGCGGGTATTGCCGTTTCAGGTGTTGCATTGGTCATCAGCACTAAAAACTCTTCACCGCCAAAGCGTACGACTAAATCGGAGTCACGGCTATTGGCCTGCATGGCCTTTGCCACTTGCTGCAAACAGACATCACCTTGGGGGTGTCCATAGTAATCGTTGTAAGCTTTGAAATGGTCGATATCAATAACCATCAGCCCTAAACAGAGACCTTTATCGGCGGCCTCCTGCCAGCGCACGGGGAAGACCGCATCGAACTGGCGTCGATTGGCAAGGTTCGTTAAGGAATCGGTGACCGACATCTGGGTCAACTTTTGATTGTCTTGGAAGTAATAGCCCGCCCGGAGCTTTTCTTTCAACACATGCAGGTAAGAGGTTCGCTCGCTTCGCTCGAAGCGATAGTTAGCCATTAAGGTGAACAGCGCCTGAGCGATGATAGTAAAGATAGCTAGCCGCTTCACTTCTGGCGGCATTGGTTCGTAGTGCAAAACAAAACCTAATATTATAAATATACTAATGGCGGATGACACACAGGCATAGCTAAACCGCAATGAGTAAACGATATTCCCTACCAGCAGGATAAGACCGAAAGAGAAAACGTCCAAATACGAGTAGGCAACACTGGAACTCACAAATATTAAGCAGGAGACAACCGTAGCAACGATTACAGTGCTTGCCATTAAGGTCTCACGAAGGGGCGGGGGCACGCCTCGGTAGACCCACCATAGAATGGGCAAGCCAATAGGCAGCATCACCCCAATGCGTAATATCAGGGCTGTGGTAAAAGAGTCGGGACGAAAGCTGTAGTCATTGATCAAAAACACGCAGTAGATGACCGCTGATATCAAACCTGCAACGACCAAGCTACGGCTTCGTTTGCGCTGGGTATCAGCTTCAAAACGCGCCTCCAATTCATCGCTAAAGCGTAACCGCCAAGCCCTCCTTTCCAACTCGTCTTCCACCGCTGTCAGCAACGTGTCATTGAACATTACTCGCCCTCAATGCTTCATCCGATTACCTACGGCTTTCATGCATCATTAATAAACACCAGAAGCCAACCGTTACCTTTGAGTACAAAGATAGTGTGCCACAATAGCGTTTAGTTAAAATGAATATTGATACAAACGTTAAACGAAACTCATCCCAATTTTCATTAATTGAGCATTCATCCAGGAGGCTAATGATGCAGCGTCAGCAGGATCCAATGACCAACGACTGGACTTTCATCATTGGGCATCGAGAGCTCGTTGTGCACCAGCGCTATGAAGTGCTTAGCATGATCAATGACTTTATGCTGGGTATTTGGTTTACGATCGGCAGTGTCTGCTTTTTTTACCAGGGTGCGGTTCAAACTGTCGGCGTGTGGCTGTTTGTGATAGGTAGCATCCAACTGCTGATTCGTCCAGCGATTCGTCTTCACCGCTATGTCTATTTTAAGCAGTTGCCGGACACCGACCAGGACGCTTAGACGTACGCGGCTTAGTATTGGCGGCTTCAGCTAATGTTTAAAGTAGGCATTACTTTTTCAGTAATGCCTGTATTAATGAGGCGCATTAAATCCGTGAAATACAAGCCCGTTCATCTTAGCTGGCTATCTTTACTGCCACGACGGTTATAGCCACTAAAGGCCGACTGTTTTTTATCTAACTCACCCTGACACACCACGCACAGCCGAACGCCCGGAATCGCCTTACGGCGCGGTTCCGGAATGGGGTCGCCACACTCCTCACAAGTCTCAAGACTTTCTCCCCGAGGTAGTTGGCTACGGGCACGCTGCACCGCATCTTCCAGTGTGCTTTCCATCTGCTCTTGTTCGGCACCATCTTTTGCCCATCCACCTGCCATGGTGTCCTCCCTCCTTTTTTTCAAAAACGACTGTACAAAATTTGTCTTTAAGCATAGCAGTAAGCTGGGCGACTCACCGTTAGGGAACCTCTAATTAACGTGATGGGCGCAGGCGAGACAAGGCAAAAATCAACGAAAAAGCGGAGTTTACGGGTTGTAAATGAGCATTTTGAGGCGATTTTTAACGCCGTATGGGCAAGCGCAGTAGTTAATCAGAGGTTTCTTAGCCTAAAAACCGAACGCCTTGAGCAGCCAATGGGCTGCGAAGCTTGTCTGGCAGCGGCACATCGGTCACTACGGCATCATAATCACCCAGCTGACCCGCGGCGCAGCGTAGTGGCAGGTCGAACTTGGTTTTATCCAGCACTAACACGCGATAACCGGCATGGGCCAACAGCGCCTCACGGGCCATCACTTCGTCGTCGTTATAGTCATAAAGCTGGCCATGGCTATCCATTCCCCCCACCGAGACAATCCCCACATCGGCACGGTAGCGTTGAAAAAAGCGCCAGGCATCGCCGCCAATCACATCCTGATCGCGCCGACGCACTCGCCCACCGGCCACCACTAGCTCGCACTTCAACTGGCACAGCTTAATCAGCGCATGCAGGTTATTGGTCATGATATGCAGACCTTGCTTATCACTCAGCGCATCGGCCAACTGCTCAACCGTGGTGCCCGTGCCTAAGAACAGTGCTTGATGATCCTGTACCAAGCTCGCTGCCCGCGCCGCGATCTGCCGTTTACCCGCCACGTTCACAATCTGACGCTGGTCGTAGCCGATATTTTCCTGCTCGGGAAACGGCAGCACCTCCCCTTGGCGACGCAACACCAGGCCCTTATCAGCCAGGTGGCGAATATCTCCACGCAGAGTTTGCACAGAAACCCCAAACTCGCCTGCCAGGCTGTCTACCGATTGGCGCCCTTGTGAGTGGATTCGCTGCAACAGCTGTTGTCGACGTTCGAACTGGCGCATAGCCCCTCTCAGCACAACGAAAGCAAAAAGTGCGGCAAACGAAAGCCATAAAATGTTGAACGAAAGCATAGTGTCACTTTGTTGTAAGCAGATGACAGTAGCTTAGGTGGGGTTAACTCACTGGAGGTTTACCCATGTTGAAGCGCCCCCTGTTATCTATTCCGACATCTGCCCTTACTGCTGCTGTTGCGGTAGCCAGCTTTTCCCTTTCGGCTCAGGTAGCGGCGAACGAAACGCTAACGCTCTACACCAGCCAGCCCAATAGCGACGCCCAACAGACCGTTGACGCCTTTGAAGCGGCCTATCCCGACATTGAAGTGGAGTGGGTACGCGACGGTACGACGCGCTTGATGACACGGCTGCGCTCGGAGCTTTCAGCCGGGGTGAGCAACCCTGACGTACTGCTGATTGCCGACAGCATGACCATGGAATCACTCAAGCAAGAAGGCCATTTACAGCCTTACCTAAGCGATGAGCGCCAGGCCTATGACGCCGACCTGTATGACCCAGAAGGCTACTACTACGGCACCAAGCTGATCACCACCGGAATTGTCTATAACACCGGCGCCGAGCATCAGCCGCAAAGTTGGCAAGACCTACTGGGGCCTGACTACGAAGGGTTGGTCACCATGCCTAGTCCGCTTTACTCCGGCGCTGCGCTGATCCATATGGCGGCGATCACTGCCAACCCTGACCTTGGCATGGCGTATTACGAAGCGCTTCATGAAAACCGCACCGAAGCCCAGGGTGGGAACGGCGGCGTATTTAACGCCGTGGCCGCGGGCACCAAGCCCTACGGCATCGTGGTGGATTTCCTGCCAATTCGTGAAGCCGCCAAAGGCTCGCCGGTCGAATTCGTGTTCCCGGAAGAGGGCGTGAGCGCGGTGACCGAGCCGGTCGCTATTATGCAGGGTGCAGAGAATGTCGATGCCGCGCAAAAGTTTGTTGATTTCGTGCTCTCCCAGCAGGGCCAGGAACTGGTCAGCCAGCAGGGCTACCTGCCTGCCCACAACGACGTGACCCCACCTGAAGGCTTCCCCGAGCGCGATAGCATTACCCTGATGCCGGTTGATACCGAGCAAGCATTGGCGCAGGAAGAAGAACTTAAACAGCGTTTTAGCGACCTCTTCGGCGGGTAATCATGACGCCCGCTCTCATCTTTGACAACAAGACCGGCAGCGGCAACAAGTACGGCAGCCAGCACCGCTGGCTGCTTTCAAGCCTGCTGATCGCCATTGTACTGCTGAGCCTGGCGCCCAGCCTGCGCCTGCTGATCGAGGCGTTGAGCGACCTTACCCAAGGCCGCCAGTCACCGCTGTGGCAGGTGCTCAACAGTGCCAGCACTTGGCGAGCACTGTGGCAGAGCCTGTATACCTCGGGGCTCGGCATGCTGATCGCCCTGATCCTGGGTAGCCTGTTCGCCTTTGCCATCACGCTCACCAATGTGCGCGGCAAAGCGTGGCTGGTGTTCTGCTTTATGCTGCCGATGATGATTCCGCCCCAGGTTACCGCCTTGAGCTGGCTGCAGCTCTTTGGCCCGGCCAGCCCGCTACTGAAAAGTATGGGCATAGCGCCGCCGCTAGGCAGCCCACAACCGCTCTATTCCGCTGAAGGCATCGCTTTACTGCTGGGCATCCAGAGCGCGCCACTGGTGTTTCTGGCCCTGCGCACCAGCCTGCTCTCGCTGCCCCGGGAACTGATAGAAGCCGCCCGCATTAGCGGTGCCAAACAAACCCAGGTGTGGGGTCACATTATTCTCCCCGTGACCCGTAGCGGCTTGATCGCCGGGGGCGCGATGGCGTTTATCTCGAGTCTTGGCAACTTCGGCATCCCCGCCATGCTGGGTATTCCCGCAGGCTATTACGTGCTGCCCACGCTGATCTACCAGCGTATGGCCAACTTCGGTACCGGCGTGTTGGCAGAAATGGCCGCCCTATCACTGCTGATTGGGTTGCTGGCGCTGGCCGGGGTGGCGCTGCAGCAGCAGCTTATGAACCGCAGCCGCTTTGGGCTGGGCGGCCATAGTGGACGCTCCCACGATTTTACCCTGGGAAGTTGGCGCTCTCTGGTGACCGCCACGCTCGTCGGGATATTACTGATTATTCTGGTCGCGCCGCTGCTTGCGCTCATTATCAGTTCGCTGGTGCCGGCCATGGGCGTGCCGTTAAACGCCGAGACCGCCACCCTGAACGCTTACGCTGAAGTGATGGGTCGCCAAGGCGCCACATGGCGAGCGGTGAACAACAGTCTGTGGCTAGCGGGCAGCGCGGCGGTGGTACTGATGCTGCTGAGTCTGCCACTGGCTTACCGGCTACAGCGCCTGCCGGAACGTTGGCGGGGTGTGGTACTCAGTGCCATCGAGATTCCCTATGCGCTGCCTGGCGTGGTGTTGGCGATTGCCTGCATCCTGCTCTTTGTCCGCCCGCTGCCGATTATCAATGTGGCGCTCTACGGCACCCTGGGGCTGATTTTTATCGCTTATCTAGCACGCTTTCTGGTGGTCTGCGTCAAGCCTGTCGCCACCAGCCTGGCGCAGTTGGATCCTTCCCTTGAAGAGGCAGCACAGCTCGCGGGGGCAGGCCCCTGGCGACGCCTGGGCAGCATTATTTTACCCCTGGTCGCGCCCGCGCTGTTCGCAGGCGGCCTGCTGGTGTTTCTGCTGGCGGTCAACGAACTGACCGTGTCAGCCCTGCTATGGAGCGCCGGTAACGAAACCCTCGGCGTGCTGATTTTCAACCTCGACGAAGGCGGCGAAAGCGTGCTGGCCTCTGCGGTGTCAGTGCTGGTGGTGATCATGGTCGCCTCGCTGATGCTGACACTCAGTTTACTGGCGCCGCGTTTACCTAAAGGAGTCATTCCATGGCAGAGTTAGGCATGGCAGTGCCATCTAGTGCAGGGCTATCGATCGATCGTGTTACCAAGCGCTTTGGCGAACAGACGGCCGTTGATGCGCTGTCGCTGACGATCAATCCAGGCGAGTTTGTCGCTCTGCTCGGCCCCAGTGGTTGTGGCAAAACCACCATGCTACGCATGTTGGCGGGGTTTGAAACCGTCAACGACGGCACGATCCAATTAGCCAATCGTACCCTGGCCAGCGCCGATATCCATGTGCCGCCTGAGCAGCGCAATATGGCCATGGTATTTCAGTCCTATGCGCTTTGGCCGCATATGAGCGTGGCGGACAACGTCGGCTACCCGGTCAAACTGCGCGGCCTGCGCGGGGCGGCGTATCACCAAAAGGTGCAGCAGGCCCTGGCCCTGGTGGAGCTCGATGCTTATGCCGACCGCATGCCCCAGGCCCTCAGTGGCGGCCAGCGCCAGCGCGTCGCCCTGGCGCGCTGTTTAGTGAGCGACCCCTCTGTGGTGCTGCTGGATGAGCCGCTGGCCAATCTTGACCGTCACCTGCGCGCCACCATGGAGCACAGCTTCCGCGATTTTCATCAGCGAACGGGCGCAACGCTGGTCTATGTCACCCACGACCAAACCGAAGCCATGGCGCTGGCAGACAAAATCGCCGTGATGAAAGCGGGCAAGCTGGTTCAATGGGGCGCCCCTGAAACCCTTTACAGACAGCCGAGAACTGCCTGGGTAGCAGGCTTTATCGGCCAGGGCAGCCAGTTAAAGGTCGCCGCCGGTCACCCTGGGAAGCGCCTTGAGGGCGCGGCCCTGATGCGCGGACTGAACGCCATCACGTCCGAACGAACCCAAAGCGTGCTGGTGCGCCCGGAGCATATTCAGATTAGCACTCAAGCGCCAGTTGCTCATCAGCTTGCCGCACAGGTAGAGAGCGTTATTTTTCGTGGCGAACGCTATGAACTTAGCCTACGCCTGCCCAGCGGCGAAACGCTGCTGGCCTACCACCACATCGCGCCTGACCTGGGTAGCCAGGTTGCCGTCGACCTTCAGCAGGGCTGGTGCCTGGAGCCCGAACAATGAGTGTCAATATCGAGATTCTCAGTGGTTTAGGCGCCAAAGGCCCGGCCGCGATACTGGTAGAAGCCCAGGGAAAACGCCTACTGCTAGATGCAGGCGGTGCACTCCACCCGGATGACACCATTACCTGGGCGAACAACCTGGATGTGGATGCCGTACTGATCAGCCATGACCATATCGACCATATCGGCGGCGTGGCCGAGCTAGCGGAGAACGTGCCACTTTATTGCACACCGCTGGTAGCCAAGGCCTTGCCGCACAACCGCCCCTGGCACCCACTGCCCGAACGCGGCACGCTAGAGGTGGAAGGCATCATTGTTACCACCGGCCAAGCGGGACACTCGCTAGGCGGTGTGTGGCTGCATTTAGCGGTGGAAGGCGGTGTTTACTATAGCGGCGACGCCTGTTTTGAGTCGCAACTGTTTCCTTTTGATACTCCACCGAAAGCGGCTATTGCGCTACTGGATGCCTCCTACGGCAGCTACGACCAACCCCAAGCACATTGTGTACAGGCCATTAGTGAGCATCTTTATCAACCGCTGGCATTTCCGGTGCCGGAAACCGGCCGCGCTCTGGAGATGGCACTCTGGCTGGCGAAAGAGGCTGACCGGCGGCAGTTAACGCTCGCCATCGACCCGGTGATTCGCGACAACCTGGCCGCGCTCTTGGCACTGCCTGCAACACTGCGTCGGCCTGGGCTCGACCACTCGATTCGCTCACTTTTAGCGCGGCAAAACGCTTACTCGCCAACCCTTATGTTGATGTGCGATCGCAGCGATACTCCGCAACAGTGGCCCAATCACCACCTGCTCCACACCGGTTATCTAACCCCTGATCGCCGCGCCGAGCTAGCGGCAGGCCAAATCAGCTGGCAGCGCTGGAATGTTCACCTACGCGCGTCGCACCTGGTGGCGCTTGCCGATCAGTTGGGCGCCACTCAAGTGGTACCGCTATTTACCCAGCTTGCCAATAACGAATTGAATGC
This Vreelandella neptunia DNA region includes the following protein-coding sequences:
- the mtnA gene encoding S-methyl-5-thioribose-1-phosphate isomerase is translated as MPHLQSRSLRIYADHLEYLDQTQLPQAEQWVRCDSPEEWQVAVKSLAIRGAPLIGLSAAFVLAQYAARHPQSDWQLVSDRLRATRPTAVNLMYCLDAMEACFEQGVNALAKRAAELFAEDRALCQRMAERGADLLHSGDRVLTHCNTGALATAGVGTAIGALAVAKQRGIELHVFVDETRPLLQGGRLTAWEMADLGIPYQLITDSMAASLMAAEKVDKVMVGADRICANGDFANKVGTYMLAVVAHYHQVPFYVVAPYTTVDPACATGAEIPIEQRDPAEIRGVAGAFGEVTWAPDNAPVWNPAFDVTPAKLVTAWVLDTGVFDAAAIARGEHCLGRGENRSES
- the mtnB gene encoding methylthioribulose 1-phosphate dehydratase — encoded protein: MMTLQTELLDAISWAAQQGWTPATGGNFSARTEAGYLVTASGRDKTRIQADDLLLCNLDGKVLSGDGKPSAESDLHAALYRLDSTINCVLHTHTIASTVLSRRFPEGIELSGFEMQKALAGNVTHEASIRLPVVPNSQDMQELAEHVRSGWPMPWGFLVAGHGIYAVGDSIASCRRHLEAIEFLLACILEESRWS
- the mtnC gene encoding acireductone synthase, translating into MSNSTVRAIVTDIEGTTTDINFVHKVLFPYAHSKLPDFLRANADIPAVAEQIDAVRSEMGAPDATLEAVIAQLLHWIETDQKITSLKALQGMVWADGYQRGDFKGHLYSDVAPALRQWKDLGKALYVYSSGSVQAQKLLFGYSDAGDLTPLFSGYFDTHIGHKREATAYQRIVAELDLPPAAVLFLSDVIEELDAAKQAGMQTLQLVREGTQPGNTHACVTRFDEIAL
- a CDS encoding 1,2-dihydroxy-3-keto-5-methylthiopentene dioxygenase, which translates into the protein MSQLKVFADQNPNNALIDTTDGEQITTELNKVGVLFERWAAPGEIADDATQEDILALYQDDIDRVKAMGGYQTVDVLHMVPTHPDKDAMRQKFLNEHRHHEDEVRFFVKGQGLFCLHIDDKVYQVLCTRNDLISVPANTPHWFDMGPAPEFTALRFFDNVEGWVPHWTESDIAGNFDRLDQL
- the mtnK gene encoding S-methyl-5-thioribose kinase produces the protein MEIDQHYRALNVDTLSERLGGIEAVASRVGGEPASWDIREVGDGNLNLVFIVSGDVGSVVVKQALPYVRMVGESWPLPIYRAHFEYYALVRQAKRAPGIAPEVYYFDKPQALIVMEYLHPHRILRRKLIDGERVDQLGETIGQFCARTAFRGSELSLSSPEKKADLGLFSGNVAIPAITESLVFTDPYYGAEMNHHTPELSPVVDELRRNARLKAKVQRLLMKFTANSETMLHGDLHSGSIMATDTDVRVIDPEFSQYGPMAFDLGMAVANFLMAYFSQPAHRQESELDEYQAWILEVIEACFNHFNAEFRHLWQTERTGILFPKSLFEEQGNSADDACDALLEEIRLDALAYCGIEMHRRVLSLAHNADFEEIEDTALRAKLEARNVLMGQTLIMEPEAYSDLTALADLARAYNQQEVL
- a CDS encoding GGDEF domain-containing protein, with amino-acid sequence MFNDTLLTAVEDELERRAWRLRFSDELEARFEADTQRKRSRSLVVAGLISAVIYCVFLINDYSFRPDSFTTALILRIGVMLPIGLPILWWVYRGVPPPLRETLMASTVIVATVVSCLIFVSSSVAYSYLDVFSFGLILLVGNIVYSLRFSYACVSSAISIFIILGFVLHYEPMPPEVKRLAIFTIIAQALFTLMANYRFERSERTSYLHVLKEKLRAGYYFQDNQKLTQMSVTDSLTNLANRRQFDAVFPVRWQEAADKGLCLGLMVIDIDHFKAYNDYYGHPQGDVCLQQVAKAMQANSRDSDLVVRFGGEEFLVLMTNATPETAIPAAERIRCSVEALGIPNHGSSAHSVVTISIGIALLRPAVGLTPADLLLKADEALYEAKRQGRNRIREASLVDSPSSDDAVGSLGISAR
- a CDS encoding YrhK family protein — encoded protein: MMQRQQDPMTNDWTFIIGHRELVVHQRYEVLSMINDFMLGIWFTIGSVCFFYQGAVQTVGVWLFVIGSIQLLIRPAIRLHRYVYFKQLPDTDQDA
- a CDS encoding DksA/TraR family C4-type zinc finger protein, producing MAGGWAKDGAEQEQMESTLEDAVQRARSQLPRGESLETCEECGDPIPEPRRKAIPGVRLCVVCQGELDKKQSAFSGYNRRGSKDSQLR
- a CDS encoding DeoR/GlpR family DNA-binding transcription regulator codes for the protein MRQFERRQQLLQRIHSQGRQSVDSLAGEFGVSVQTLRGDIRHLADKGLVLRRQGEVLPFPEQENIGYDQRQIVNVAGKRQIAARAASLVQDHQALFLGTGTTVEQLADALSDKQGLHIMTNNLHALIKLCQLKCELVVAGGRVRRRDQDVIGGDAWRFFQRYRADVGIVSVGGMDSHGQLYDYNDDEVMAREALLAHAGYRVLVLDKTKFDLPLRCAAGQLGDYDAVVTDVPLPDKLRSPLAAQGVRFLG
- a CDS encoding ABC transporter substrate-binding protein, producing MLKRPLLSIPTSALTAAVAVASFSLSAQVAANETLTLYTSQPNSDAQQTVDAFEAAYPDIEVEWVRDGTTRLMTRLRSELSAGVSNPDVLLIADSMTMESLKQEGHLQPYLSDERQAYDADLYDPEGYYYGTKLITTGIVYNTGAEHQPQSWQDLLGPDYEGLVTMPSPLYSGAALIHMAAITANPDLGMAYYEALHENRTEAQGGNGGVFNAVAAGTKPYGIVVDFLPIREAAKGSPVEFVFPEEGVSAVTEPVAIMQGAENVDAAQKFVDFVLSQQGQELVSQQGYLPAHNDVTPPEGFPERDSITLMPVDTEQALAQEEELKQRFSDLFGG
- a CDS encoding ABC transporter permease produces the protein MTPALIFDNKTGSGNKYGSQHRWLLSSLLIAIVLLSLAPSLRLLIEALSDLTQGRQSPLWQVLNSASTWRALWQSLYTSGLGMLIALILGSLFAFAITLTNVRGKAWLVFCFMLPMMIPPQVTALSWLQLFGPASPLLKSMGIAPPLGSPQPLYSAEGIALLLGIQSAPLVFLALRTSLLSLPRELIEAARISGAKQTQVWGHIILPVTRSGLIAGGAMAFISSLGNFGIPAMLGIPAGYYVLPTLIYQRMANFGTGVLAEMAALSLLIGLLALAGVALQQQLMNRSRFGLGGHSGRSHDFTLGSWRSLVTATLVGILLIILVAPLLALIISSLVPAMGVPLNAETATLNAYAEVMGRQGATWRAVNNSLWLAGSAAVVLMLLSLPLAYRLQRLPERWRGVVLSAIEIPYALPGVVLAIACILLFVRPLPIINVALYGTLGLIFIAYLARFLVVCVKPVATSLAQLDPSLEEAAQLAGAGPWRRLGSIILPLVAPALFAGGLLVFLLAVNELTVSALLWSAGNETLGVLIFNLDEGGESVLASAVSVLVVIMVASLMLTLSLLAPRLPKGVIPWQS